The Nerophis ophidion isolate RoL-2023_Sa linkage group LG24, RoL_Noph_v1.0, whole genome shotgun sequence genome includes a region encoding these proteins:
- the LOC133541992 gene encoding zinc finger protein 771-like isoform X1 has translation MYFFNRFPNSKWVNFGKLNALLFIGLVAMTSERDATEVTHPPYSFSHYKHRVSALLFSVFSTIFWNLGDIMPRRCVVGGCNNTNREGFKLHHWQEICRQTPIECTKVSAYFTGNAKTDMAQRCMDNLQMHLQRLSQRNHEDKTMNGRQGEAPPRLRAGSSTTRQEDPQSPHVKNEEDGHRSTQGEAELSKFPLTVVSGKTVDRGDKAPESSQRHHSPSGNWLVGCQGDCPTRSLEGSTTLKPPEPQPPNLKEEEDEVWITQVGPCLLGQEKADLTKFPLTVVSVKTEDHGDKPPESSQLHHSPSEENRAVEPSRRKSNQHMTTEAGEDHCGGSQADKLLAPLSDSEDTTSHSPEDEDRDDTQEPLSSDADCEGDARTQTDDEHSKCAKKRTRKKRLICSVCAKRFSFKCELTQHMKTHTGEKPFSCLVCGDKFAQRPTLTRHMRTHSGEKPFSCSVCADKFALRSTLSAHMRTHTGEKPFSCSICGERFTQKGTIAVHMRRHTGTKPYSCTVCGKSFSQKGSIALHMRTHTGEKTLYLFNLWYKILQQLKHAVTHENTHVRETISMLRLR, from the exons atgtatttttttaaccgatttccgaactctaaatgggtgaattttggcaaattaaacgccttactgtttatcggtcttgtagcgatgacgtcagaacgtgacgccaccgaggtaacacacccgccatattcattttcacattacaaacaccgggtctcagctctgttattttccgttttttcgactattttttggaaccttggagacatcatgcctcgtcggtgtgttgtcggagggtgtaacaacactaacagggagggattcaagttgcaccactggcaagaaatctgccgccagacccccattgaatgtaccaaagtgtctgcatattttaccggcaatgctaagacagacatggcacagagatgtatggataacctgcagatgcatttgcaacgattaagtcaacgaaatcacgaag ATAAAACGATGAACGGTCGTCAAGGAGAAGCTCCCCCTCGGCTCCGGGCCGGTAGCTCCACGACACGGCAGGAGGATCCACAGTCCCCCCACGTTAAGAACGAGGAGGACGGACACAGGAGCACTCAGGGGGAGGCTGagctcagcaagtttccactgacagTTGTCTCTGGGAAGACTGTAGACCGTGGAGACAaagcacctgagtcctcacagcgtcatcacagtccaag CGGCAACTGGCTGGTTGGTTGTCAAGGAGACTGTCCCACTCGGTCGCTAGAGGGAAGCACCACTTTGAAGCCGCCGGAACCACAGCCCCCCAACcttaaagaggaagaggacgaAGTGTGGATCACCCAGGTGGGACcgtgtcttctagggcaggagaaggctgatctcaccaagtttccactaaccgttgtctctgtgaagaccgaAGACCATggagacaaaccacctgagtcctcacagcttcatcacagtccaagtgaggagaacagagccGTGGAACCTTCTAGAAGAAAATCAaatcaacacatgacaacagaagctggtgaagaccactgtggaggatcacaagcagacaagctcttagctcctctatcagatagtgaggacacaacgtcacactctcctgaagATGAAGACAGGGACGACACCCAAGAACCTTTGAGCAGCGATGCGGACTGTGAAGGCGACGCGAGGACTCAAACTGACGACGAACACTCTAAATGCGCTAAAAAGAGGACGCGTAAAAAAAGGTTGATCTGTTCAGTTTGTGCTAAAAGATTTTCCTTTAAATGTGAGTTAACTCAACACATGAAAACGCACacgggagagaaaccttttagtTGCTTGGTTTGTGGCGACAAATTTGCTCAAAGGCCCACATTGACgagacacatgagaacgcactctggagagaaacctttcagTTGTTCCGTCTGCGCTGATAAATTTGCTCTGAGGTCGACATTGAGCGCACACATgcgaacacacaccggagaaaaacctttttcctgttccaTTTGTGGCGAACGATTCACTCAGAAAGGAACCATCGCAGTACACATGAGAAGGCACACGGGGACGAAACCTTACAGTTGCACAGTTTGCGGAAAAAGTTTCTCTCAGAAAGGCTCGATAGCgttacacatgagaacgcacacgggCGAAAAAACCCTTTATCTGTTCAATTTGTGGTACAAGATTCTCCAACAACTCAAACATGctgtcacacatgagaacacacacgtgCGAGAAACCATTTCAATGCTCCGTTTGCGATAA
- the LOC133541992 gene encoding zinc finger protein 771-like isoform X3 produces MNGRQGEAPPRLRAGSSTTRQEDPQSPHVKNEEDGHRSTQGEAELSKFPLTVVSGKTVDRGDKAPESSQRHHSPSGNWLVGCQGDCPTRSLEGSTTLKPPEPQPPNLKEEEDEVWITQVGPCLLGQEKADLTKFPLTVVSVKTEDHGDKPPESSQLHHSPSEENRAVEPSRRKSNQHMTTEAGEDHCGGSQADKLLAPLSDSEDTTSHSPEDEDRDDTQEPLSSDADCEGDARTQTDDEHSKCAKKRTRKKRLICSVCAKRFSFKCELTQHMKTHTGEKPFSCLVCGDKFAQRPTLTRHMRTHSGEKPFSCSVCADKFALRSTLSAHMRTHTGEKPFSCSICGERFTQKGTIAVHMRRHTGTKPYSCTVCGKSFSQKGSIALHMRTHTGEKTLYLFNLWYKILQQLKHAVTHENTHVRETISMLRLR; encoded by the exons ATGAACGGTCGTCAAGGAGAAGCTCCCCCTCGGCTCCGGGCCGGTAGCTCCACGACACGGCAGGAGGATCCACAGTCCCCCCACGTTAAGAACGAGGAGGACGGACACAGGAGCACTCAGGGGGAGGCTGagctcagcaagtttccactgacagTTGTCTCTGGGAAGACTGTAGACCGTGGAGACAaagcacctgagtcctcacagcgtcatcacagtccaag CGGCAACTGGCTGGTTGGTTGTCAAGGAGACTGTCCCACTCGGTCGCTAGAGGGAAGCACCACTTTGAAGCCGCCGGAACCACAGCCCCCCAACcttaaagaggaagaggacgaAGTGTGGATCACCCAGGTGGGACcgtgtcttctagggcaggagaaggctgatctcaccaagtttccactaaccgttgtctctgtgaagaccgaAGACCATggagacaaaccacctgagtcctcacagcttcatcacagtccaagtgaggagaacagagccGTGGAACCTTCTAGAAGAAAATCAaatcaacacatgacaacagaagctggtgaagaccactgtggaggatcacaagcagacaagctcttagctcctctatcagatagtgaggacacaacgtcacactctcctgaagATGAAGACAGGGACGACACCCAAGAACCTTTGAGCAGCGATGCGGACTGTGAAGGCGACGCGAGGACTCAAACTGACGACGAACACTCTAAATGCGCTAAAAAGAGGACGCGTAAAAAAAGGTTGATCTGTTCAGTTTGTGCTAAAAGATTTTCCTTTAAATGTGAGTTAACTCAACACATGAAAACGCACacgggagagaaaccttttagtTGCTTGGTTTGTGGCGACAAATTTGCTCAAAGGCCCACATTGACgagacacatgagaacgcactctggagagaaacctttcagTTGTTCCGTCTGCGCTGATAAATTTGCTCTGAGGTCGACATTGAGCGCACACATgcgaacacacaccggagaaaaacctttttcctgttccaTTTGTGGCGAACGATTCACTCAGAAAGGAACCATCGCAGTACACATGAGAAGGCACACGGGGACGAAACCTTACAGTTGCACAGTTTGCGGAAAAAGTTTCTCTCAGAAAGGCTCGATAGCgttacacatgagaacgcacacgggCGAAAAAACCCTTTATCTGTTCAATTTGTGGTACAAGATTCTCCAACAACTCAAACATGctgtcacacatgagaacacacacgtgCGAGAAACCATTTCAATGCTCCGTTTGCGATAA
- the LOC133541992 gene encoding zinc finger protein 771-like isoform X2, with protein sequence MYFFNRFPNSKWVNFGKLNALLFIGLVAMTSERDATEVTHPPYSFSHYKHRVSALLFSVFSTIFWNLGDIMPRRCVVGGCNNTNREGFKLHHWQEICRQTPIECTKVSAYFTGNAKTDMAQRCMDNLQMHLQRLSQRNHEDKTMNGRQGEAPPRLRAGSSTTRQEDPQSPHVKNEEDGHRSTQGEAELSKFPLTVVSGKTVDRGDKAPESSQRHHSPRDCPTRSLEGSTTLKPPEPQPPNLKEEEDEVWITQVGPCLLGQEKADLTKFPLTVVSVKTEDHGDKPPESSQLHHSPSEENRAVEPSRRKSNQHMTTEAGEDHCGGSQADKLLAPLSDSEDTTSHSPEDEDRDDTQEPLSSDADCEGDARTQTDDEHSKCAKKRTRKKRLICSVCAKRFSFKCELTQHMKTHTGEKPFSCLVCGDKFAQRPTLTRHMRTHSGEKPFSCSVCADKFALRSTLSAHMRTHTGEKPFSCSICGERFTQKGTIAVHMRRHTGTKPYSCTVCGKSFSQKGSIALHMRTHTGEKTLYLFNLWYKILQQLKHAVTHENTHVRETISMLRLR encoded by the exons atgtatttttttaaccgatttccgaactctaaatgggtgaattttggcaaattaaacgccttactgtttatcggtcttgtagcgatgacgtcagaacgtgacgccaccgaggtaacacacccgccatattcattttcacattacaaacaccgggtctcagctctgttattttccgttttttcgactattttttggaaccttggagacatcatgcctcgtcggtgtgttgtcggagggtgtaacaacactaacagggagggattcaagttgcaccactggcaagaaatctgccgccagacccccattgaatgtaccaaagtgtctgcatattttaccggcaatgctaagacagacatggcacagagatgtatggataacctgcagatgcatttgcaacgattaagtcaacgaaatcacgaag ATAAAACGATGAACGGTCGTCAAGGAGAAGCTCCCCCTCGGCTCCGGGCCGGTAGCTCCACGACACGGCAGGAGGATCCACAGTCCCCCCACGTTAAGAACGAGGAGGACGGACACAGGAGCACTCAGGGGGAGGCTGagctcagcaagtttccactgacagTTGTCTCTGGGAAGACTGTAGACCGTGGAGACAaagcacctgagtcctcacagcgtcatcacagtccaa GAGACTGTCCCACTCGGTCGCTAGAGGGAAGCACCACTTTGAAGCCGCCGGAACCACAGCCCCCCAACcttaaagaggaagaggacgaAGTGTGGATCACCCAGGTGGGACcgtgtcttctagggcaggagaaggctgatctcaccaagtttccactaaccgttgtctctgtgaagaccgaAGACCATggagacaaaccacctgagtcctcacagcttcatcacagtccaagtgaggagaacagagccGTGGAACCTTCTAGAAGAAAATCAaatcaacacatgacaacagaagctggtgaagaccactgtggaggatcacaagcagacaagctcttagctcctctatcagatagtgaggacacaacgtcacactctcctgaagATGAAGACAGGGACGACACCCAAGAACCTTTGAGCAGCGATGCGGACTGTGAAGGCGACGCGAGGACTCAAACTGACGACGAACACTCTAAATGCGCTAAAAAGAGGACGCGTAAAAAAAGGTTGATCTGTTCAGTTTGTGCTAAAAGATTTTCCTTTAAATGTGAGTTAACTCAACACATGAAAACGCACacgggagagaaaccttttagtTGCTTGGTTTGTGGCGACAAATTTGCTCAAAGGCCCACATTGACgagacacatgagaacgcactctggagagaaacctttcagTTGTTCCGTCTGCGCTGATAAATTTGCTCTGAGGTCGACATTGAGCGCACACATgcgaacacacaccggagaaaaacctttttcctgttccaTTTGTGGCGAACGATTCACTCAGAAAGGAACCATCGCAGTACACATGAGAAGGCACACGGGGACGAAACCTTACAGTTGCACAGTTTGCGGAAAAAGTTTCTCTCAGAAAGGCTCGATAGCgttacacatgagaacgcacacgggCGAAAAAACCCTTTATCTGTTCAATTTGTGGTACAAGATTCTCCAACAACTCAAACATGctgtcacacatgagaacacacacgtgCGAGAAACCATTTCAATGCTCCGTTTGCGATAA
- the LOC133542522 gene encoding oocyte zinc finger protein XlCOF8.4-like translates to MCERRRAEYEEELCPTKEKKRQHQPLDAVFKKHQVVLHRTDAQQPPHIKEEEEEVWITQEEECLLGQEEADLSKFPLTVVSVKTEEHEDKPPESSQLHHSPNVCEEHLLPEQQEWSCKMEEEEPQPSHFKVVDTALQTPHFKEEEEEHRISQEGELTVFSVVVKSEDDEVKVESEEKREAELPSSSTEADGDHCGGSQADKLLAPLSDSEDTTSHSPDTDDEDSKDDKTCHTDNTHLTCSYCDKTFNYLCRLRTHMRIHTGEKPFTCSVCGKGFARKDVLKEHMRTHTGEKSFTCSICGKGFVTSTHLKVHTRMHTKETPFSCSMCGKGYVTSTNLKVHMRRHTRENTFICSVCGKDFLQNHDLKRHMRTHTGEKVWCCSVCGEGFSYKYQCKKHKCAGEDSSGK, encoded by the exons atgtgcgaaagaaggagagcagagtacgaggaggaactttgtccaacaaaagagaagAAGCGACAACATCAACCTTTAGATGcagttttcaagaaacatcaagttgtgttacacagaacag acgcCCAGCAGCCCCcccacatcaaagaggaagaggaggaagtgtggatcactcaggaggaagagtgtctcctagggcaggaggaggctgatctcagcaagtttccactgactgttgtctctgtgaagactgaagagcatgaagacaaaccacctgagtcctcacagcttcatcacagtccaa acgtctgtgaagaacatcttctccctgAGCAACAGGAGTGGAGCTGCaagatggaggaggaggagccacagccctcccacttTAAAGTGGTAGACACAGCGCTGCAGaccccccattttaaagaggaagaggaggaacaccgcatcagtcaggagggagagctgACTGTGTTCTCAGTggttgtgaagagtgaagatgatgaggtcaaagttgagagtgaggagaagagagaggcggagcttcCAAGCAgctcaacagaagctgatggagaccactgtggaggatcacaagcagacaagctcttagctccactatcagatagtgaggacacaacgtcacactctcctgacactgatgatgaagactctaaagatgataagacatgtcacactgacaacacacacctGACGTGTTCTTACTGCGACAAAACGTTCAATTACCTTTGCCGTCTGAGAACACACATGAGgatacacaccggagaaaaaccatttACCTGCTCAGTGTGCGGTAAAGGCTTCGCCCGAAAAGACGtgctgaaagaacacatgagaacgcacaccggcGAAAAGTCTTTTACCTGCTCGATCTGCGGGAAAGGTTTTGTGACAAGTACACATTTGAAGGTGCACACCAGGATGCACACTAAAGAAACACCCTTTTCCTGTTCAATGTGTGGCAAAGGTTATGTGACGAGTACaaatttgaaagtgcacatgaggaGGCACACCAGAGAAAACACCTTCATCTGTTCTGTCTGTGGCAAAGATTTTTTACAAAATCACgacctgaaaagacacatgaggacacacaccGGGGAGAAAGTGTggtgttgcagtgtgtgtggggaAGGATTCTcctataagtaccagtgtaagaaacacaagtgtgctggtgaggaCAGCAGCGGGaaatga